A genomic stretch from Lathyrus oleraceus cultivar Zhongwan6 chromosome 2, CAAS_Psat_ZW6_1.0, whole genome shotgun sequence includes:
- the LOC127118616 gene encoding 60S ribosomal protein L10, whose protein sequence is MGRRPARCYRQIKNKPYPKSRFCRGVPDPKIRIYDVGMKKKGVDEFPFCVHLVSWEKENVSSEALEAARIACNKYMTKFAGKDAFHLRVRVHPFHVLRINKMLSCAGADRLQTGMRGAFGKPQGVCARVAIGQVLLSVRCKDSNGQNAQEALRRAKFKFPGRQKIIVSRKWGFTKIDRNDYLKLKSENRILNDGVNAKLLGCHGPLANRQPGRAFINASCNA, encoded by the exons ATGGGAAGAA GACCTGCAAGATGTTACCGTCAAATTAAAAACAAGCCATATCCAAAGTCACGATTCTGTCGTGGTGTTCCTGATCCCAAGATCAGGATCTACGATGTTGGCATGAAGAAGAAGGGTGTTGACGAGTTCCCTTTCTGTGTCCATCTTGTCAGTTGGGAGAAGGAGAATGTTTCAAGTGAGGCACTTGAAGCTGCCCGTATTGCTTGCAACAAGTACATGACTAAGTTTGCTGGAAAGGATGCTTTCCACTTGAGAGTCAGGGTTCACCCATTCCATGTTCTTAGGATTAACAAGATGCTTTCCTGTGCTGGAGCTGATAGGCTTCAGACTGGTATGCGAGGTGCTTTTGGAAAGCCACAGGGTGTTTGTGCTAGGGTGGCTATTGGACAGGTGCTTCTCTCTGTTCGCTGCAAGGATAGCAACGGCCAAAATGCTCAGGAGGCTCTTCGTCGTGCTAAGTTTAAGTTCCCTGGTCGTCAAAAGATCATTGTCAGCAGGAAGTG GGGATTCACCAAGATTGATCGAAATGATTACTTGAAGTTGAAGTCAGAGAACAGGATTTTGAATGATGGTGTCAATGCTAAG CTTCTTGGGTGCCATGGACCTTTGGCTAACCGTCAACCTGGAAGAGCTTTTATTAATGCTAGCTGCAACGCCTAG
- the LOC127121260 gene encoding low affinity inorganic phosphate transporter 8 translates to MATNQGVLSSLDNAKTQSYHYMAIVIAGMGFFTDAYDLFCITAVTKLIGRLYYSDPTGQGPGKLPTNVNNAITGVALCGTLAGQLFFGWLGDKLGRKKVYGITLTTMVGFALASGLSFGSTSKTVVTSLCFFRFWLGFGIGGDYPLSAVIMSEYANQKTRGSFIAAVFAMQGVGILVAGGVAMFVSKLFLSAFPAPDFETDPVLSTQPEGDFVWRIVLMFGAVPAGLTYYWRMKMPETARYTALVEGDHKKAAEDMAKVLDKKILLEESNTRIAIAPRGSRSYGLFSSEFLNRHGLHLLGTTSTWFLLDIAFYSLQLTQKDIYPASGLVYKASKMNAIEEVFQLSRAMFVVALLATVPGYWCTVLLIDKIGRYRIQLVGFLVMFVSMWFLGHNYRSYRGEESKCKKDSKYDFCNGNLIMFAILFGLTLFFANFGPNSTTFIVPAELFPARLRSTCHGISAAAGKSGAIIGAFVVQSHIDNAHDKTKGIKQAIMALSFVNLLGFLCTFLVPETQGRSLEEISGEEKEFEENNTADEAINDAKEGIRNPSVDKSPGTSIV, encoded by the coding sequence ATGGCCACCAACCAAGGTGTCCTTTCATCTCTTGACAATGCCAAGACACAAAGCTACCATTATATGGCAATAGTGATAGCAGGAATGGGGTTTTTCACCGATGCGTACGACCTCTTTTGCATCACGGCCGTTACAAAGCTTATCGGTCGATTATACTACTCTGATCCGACTGGTCAGGGTCCTGGAAAACTTCCAACAAACGTAAACAACGCAATAACCGGTGTCGCGTTGTGCGGTACCCTCGCAGGACAACTCTTCTTTGGCTGGCTTGGAGACAAACTTGGTAGAAAAAAAGTTTACGGCATAACACTAACCACAATGGTTGGTTTTGCTTTAGCTTCAGGTCTATCATTTGGTTCCACGTCGAAAACTGTGGTCACTAGTCTTTGTTTCTTTAGATTCTGGCTAGGGTTCGGCATCGGTGGAGACTATCCTCTCTCAGCTGTGATCATGTCTGAATATGCTAATCAGAAAACAAGAGGAAGTTTCATTGCTGCTGTTTTCGCTATGCAAGGTGTTGGAATACTGGTCGCTGGAGGCGTAGCCATGTTCGTCTCGAAGCTATTCTTATCGGCTTTTCCAGCTCCTGATTTTGAAACTGATCCTGTTCTATCTACTCAACCAGAAGGAGATTTTGTATGGAGAATTGTGCTAATGTTTGGTGCTGTTCCTGCTGGATTAACTTATTATTGGAGAATGAAAATGCCGGAAACTGCAAGATACACTGCTTTGGTAGAAGGAGATCACAAAAAAGCTGCCGAAGATATGGCCAAAGTTCTTGATAAGAAAATACTTTTAGAAGAATCGAATACCAGAATCGCTATCGCACCACGCGGTTCGCGCTCGTATGGACTCTTCTCTTCAGAGTTTCTTAATAGGCATGGCCTTCACCTTTTAGGAACAACTAGCACATGGTTTTTATTGGATATTGCTTTCTATAGTCTTCAACTAACACAAAAAGATATTTATCCAGCTAGTGGACTTGTATACAAGGCCTCCAAAATGAATGCTATTGAGGAAGTGTTTCAGCTCTCTCGAGCCATGTTCGTGGTTGCCTTGCTCGCCACGGTACCTGGATACTGGTGCACGGTTCTTCTGATCGACAAGATCGGACGGTACAGAATCCAGCTTGTTGGATTTCTTGTGATGTTTGTTTCTATGTGGTTTCTAGGGCACAATTACAGATCATATAGGGGAGAAGAATCTAAATGCAAGAAAGattcaaaatatgatttttgcAACGGAAACCTAATCATGTTTGCTATACTTTTTGGACTTACACTTTTCTTTGCTAACTTTGGACCTAATAGTACTACATTTATAGTGCCGGCGGAGCTCTTCCCTGCGAGGCTCCGTTCGACGTGTCACGGGATATCGGCTGCAGCTGGAAAATCGGGAGCTATCATCGGTGCTTTTGTGGTGCAAAGCCATATAGATAATGCACATGATAAAACCAAAGGAATCAAGCAGGCAATTATGGCGCTTTCGTTTGTCAACTTGCTTGGATTCCTTTGCACATTCTTGGTGCCTGAAACGCAAGGTCGGTCACTCGAAGAAATATCGGGAGAGGAGAAAGAATTCGAGGAAAATAATACTGCAGATGAGGCAATAAATGATGCAAAAGAGGGAATAAGAAACCCCAGTGTTGATAAATCTCCAGGAACTTCAATAGTTTAG